In the genome of Streptomyces violaceoruber, the window CGCGGCCCGCGGCCACGGCGTGGGGCGGGCACTGGTCCGGGCCGCCGTCGACGAGGCCCGGCACGAGGGCTTCCGCCGGATCACCCTGCGGGTCCTCGGCCACAACACGGCCGCCCGGGGCCTCTACGAGTCGGAGGGCTTCGTCGTGGAGGGCGTACAGCCCGAGGAGTTCCACCTCGACGGCCGGTACGTCGACGACGTGCTGATGGGACAGATGCTGACCGCGCTCACGTCGTGACCACGCTCACCTCGTGACCGCGCTCACGACGTGACCGGCTCGCCCGTGTCCACCGCCCGCGTGGCGTCCGCCGCGTCGCGGGCCTCGGGGGCCACCTCGGCCGCCGTCAGCACGTAGCCGGTCTCCGCGTCGGAGGTGGAACGGGCGAACACCACCCCGTACACCCGGCCGTCGGTGGTCAGCAGCGGTCCGCCCGAGTTGCCGGGGCGGACCGTGGAGCGGATCGAGTAGATCTCCCGGGTCACGCTCTCGTCGCTGTAGATGTTCTGGCCGGTGGCGCGGACCCGGTTGGCCACCGTCGCCGCCCGCAGATCCAGGTCGCCGTTCTGCGGATAGCCCGCCACCACCGCGGCGTCGCCCCGCGCGGCGTCCTCGTCGAACCGCAGCACCGGCGCGCTCAGGTCCGGGACGTACAGCACCGCGACGTCCTTGTCCGGGTCGAACAGCACCACCCGCGCGTCGTACGCCGGGCCCACGCCGCCCACCCGGACACTCGGGTCGTCGATGCCGGCCACCACGTGGGCGTTGGTCATCACGTGCTCCGGCGCGTACACGAAGCCGCTGCCCTCCCGGCCCTGGGTGCCGCTCACGCCCTCCACCTTCACCGTGCTGAGCTGGGCCGCACGGGTGGCCGCGGGCGTGACGCTGTCGCCGGAGGGCTCGGCGACCTCGGCGGCCGACTCGTTCTCGAACGGGTTGAAGACCTGCGGGAACCCGGCGTCGGCCAGCGCGGACGTCGCCCGGGAGAACCACGCCGGGGTGGTGTCCGGCATCACCCGCTGCACCGCGCCCAGCAGCGTCGAGTCCCGGATCGCCGAGGTGAGCAGCGAGGACGAGGAGGCCGCGAGCACGCTCGCCGCCACCCACGCCACGATCAGCGCCGCCGCCGAGTTCGCGACCGCGCCGCCGACCCCGTCGGCCACCCGGAGCGGGCCCGCGGTCATTTCGCCGCGCAGCCGCAGCGCGAGGCGTCCCGCCAGTTCGTGGCCCGCCATCGCCGGCAGCAGCACCGTGACCACCGCGACCACCGTCGCCGCCGTCGAGCCCCGCTCCACCAGGTCCATCACCCACGGCAGGACCCACACGCCGAGTGCCGCACCGCCCACGAAGCCCGCCAGCGACACACAGCCGGCCACCAGGCCGCGCCGGTAGCCGGAGGCGGCGTAGGCCAGCACCACCAGCGCGAGCACGATGTCGAGCAGGTCCACGCGCGAACCGCCTTTCTGCCGGGCCCGGGACCCCCAGTACGTGCCGTACCGGGCCGGTGATCAGCCCGGTGCGCACGACTGTCCGGAAAACGGCCACCTGGGCGAGCGAGTGTGTGCGGGCCGGTCAAGGGTGAAACGCCGTGCACCGGGACGATGGTTCCACCGGGTGGCACAGCACACATCGCGGACAGAGCGGATCCGCCGGACAGTGGGACCATGCGAGTCTTCCGAGGACCGCGCCGGGCCCGGGAGCGACGGGCCGCCCGCATACCCGGCGCCGTGCGCATGCCGACCGCGGCACGGGCGCTGCTCGGCGCCCTGCCCGGGCTGGCCGCCGTCGCCGCGCTCTTCCTGTGCGCGAACGGGGTGGAACGGGCGGCCGACGCCGACGCCGAGGCCGTTCCGGCCGCCGCCACCGACCGGTACGCCGCGCCCCGGCCCGACATCGTGCCCCGGTCGGTCTGGCTGGGCGACGCCGCCCGCGCCCAGCCCGCCCCCCGCTACGACGACGAGGTGGTCGCCGTCTTCGTCCACCACACGGACACGCCCAACGGCTACGACTGCGCCGACGTGCCGGCCATCCTCCGCGGGGTGTACCAGGGCCAGACCGGAGCCCGGGACTGGGACGACATCGGCTACAACTTCGTCGTCGACCGCTGCGGCACCGTCTACGAGGGCCGCGCCGGCGGCATCGACCGGCCCGTCACCGGCGCCCACACCCAGGGCTTCAACCACCGCACCACCGGGATCGCCGCCCTCGGCACCTACACCGCCGGGGTGCCCGTGCCCGACGAGCTGACCGACGCGATCGCCGCCGTGGCAGCCTGGAAGCTGGGCGAGACCGGCACCGACCCGCGGGCGAAGGTCGCCCTGGTCTCCAGCAACGGCCTCAGCCGGTACGCCGCGGGTGCCACCGCCATGCTGCCCGCCGTCGCGGGGCACGACGACGGCTACCAGACCAGCTGCCCGGGCGCGGCTCTCTCCGCCCGCCTCGCGGACATCCGGGACACGGCGGCCCGCCTCCAGGGCCGGGCCTGACCGCCCGGGCGGGCGGTGCGCCCGAGTCCGCGCGTCACTCCGGTCCGAACCTCGCCCACAGGCGGGGCAGGCGCTCGGCGAGGGCGCGGTCGTTCTCCAGGTCGATCGGTACGCCCAGCGGTTCGGGGGGCGCGGGCGCGATGCCCAGGTCCGGGGCGACGGTGCCGGTGAGCTGTTCGTAGGCCTCGTCGGCCGCGTAGCCCAGCTCCTCGCCGTCGCCGTCCAGCTCCTCGTCGAAGTCGTCCAGCAGCTCGGCGAGCGAGTCGGGCTCGTGCACCGCGCCCTCGTACACCTCACGGCCCTGGCCGATGAGCCAGCACCGGAAGAAGTCGAAGGCGTCGTCACTCGCCCCGCCGAGCAGCACCCACGCGGCAGCCCACAGGTCCCAGGTGCAGGCGCGGTTGTAGCGGGCCTCGAAGTGGCGGGCGAAGTCGAGCACCAGGTCCGGGTCCATGCCGAGCAGCCGCTCCACGAGCAGGTCGGCCTGGTCCTCGGAATCGCCGTCGGCGCGCTGCCGGGCGGCGTCGATCAGCTCCCAGAACTCCGTCTCGTCCATCACGGGTCCAGCATCGGCCCTGGGCGGGGGCGGCGCACGCGGAGTGCGGCGGATCGTTATGTGAGGATGCCTGCGGCGGCCTGTGCGGGTTCGGTGGGGGTGCGCGTAGCGCGGCTTGTCCGGTGGGTGGGTCGGGGGCGCGCCGGGGGGTGTCCGTCCTCGGAACGGCGCGGAATCGGTCACTTGAAAAGGCTCGGGGCGTTGACGCGCCAACCGCTGCGGGCGGACACCCCCCGACACGCCCCCTCCTCGCCGTACGCGGCTCTCCCCGCCCACGCTCCGCGTCCCCCGCCCCGCCGTACGCGGCTGCGGCCCGCTCTCGCTCCGCGTCCCGCTTCTCGCCGTACGCGGCTGCGGCCCGCTCTCGCTCCGCGTCCCGCTTCTCGCCGTACGCGGCTGACCGCCCGTCCCCGCCCCGGCTGCGGGCCGCCGCCGCCACGCCGCCGCAGCTGCGGGCAGTCGTGCCGCTGGGGCGGCACGGGTGGGCGCAGCGGCACCCCGCAACGCCGGGCCGCGTCCCTCTGGCGCCCGCACCCACCCCGGGTGCCAAGACCACGCCGGGTCACGTGACCCACCCCCCGGACCACGCCGGCCCGCGGCACCCCGCACTCACCCCCCGTACAGCTCCGCCAACCGCCGCGCCTCCCGCGCGAACCGTTCCCGCAGCGCCGCCGGCGCCAGCACCTCCACCTCCGGCCCGAGCCCCCTGAGCTGCGCGTGCGCGACCTCCTCCGACTCCACCGGCAGCGCCACCGTCACCCAGCCGTCCGCGTCCGGCGCCCCCGCGGCCTCCAGCGCCTCCCGGGCCGACAGCGCGTCGACCGCGTACGGCAGCCCACGCACCCCCCGCCCCGACAGCCGCACCACCACCTCGGCCCGCAGGATCGACCGCGCGAACTGCTCGGCCCGCTCGGCCCAGAACGCGGGCAGGTCGAAGCCGTCGTCCCGGACGAAACGTTCCTCGCCCGCCTCCACCGCCGTGAACCGGTCGATGCGGTACACGCGGAAGGGTCCGTCGCCCGCCGTCCCGGCGACCCGCGCGCAGAGGTACCAGACCCCGGCCTTCAGTACGAGCCCGTACGGCTCCAGCTCCCGGACGACCTCGTCCGTCCCGCGCCGGTAGCGCGCGGCGACGCGCCGGTCGTCCCAGACCGCGTCCGCCACCGCGGGCAGCAGCTCGGGCGTCTCCGGCTCGCGGAACCAGTTCGGCGCGTCCAGGTGGAAGCGCTGGGCCGCCGTACGGGAGGCGTCCCGCAGGGAAGGGAGCAGGGCCGCCGACACCTTCAGGCGGGCCGCCGAGGCCGCGTCCTCCAGGCCCATCTCGCGCAGCGCCCCGGGGACTCCGGACAGGAACAGAGCCTCGGCCTCGCCCCGGGCCAGGCCGGTCAGGCGGGTGCGGTAGCCGCCGACGAGGCGGTAGCCGCCGGCCCGGCCGCGCTCCGCGTACACCGGCACGCCCGCCTCCGACAGTGCCTGCGCGTCCCGCGTCACGGTCCGCTCCGACACCTCCAGCTCCCGGGCCAGCTCGGCGGCGGTCATGGTCGGGCGGGACTGGAGGAGCAGCACCATCTTGATGAGGCGGGCAGCGCGCATTCCCACATGATGCAGGAGACGCGGAAGGCCCCCGCCGGGGCGGGGGCCTTCCGTTCGTCGTGACGTGCCTCTACAGGCCGTAGCGCTCGCGCGCCTCCTTCACGGCCGTCGCCTTGACCTCGCCGCGCCGGGCGAGCTGGGCCAGCGCCGCGACCACGATGGACTCGGCGTCCACGCCGAAGTGGCGGCGGGCGGCGTCCCGGGTGTCCGACAGGCCGAAGCCGTCGGCACCGAGCGACGAGTAGTCCTGCTCGACCCACTGCGCGATCTGGTCCGGGACCTGGCGCATGTAGTCGGAGACCGCGAGCACCGGGCCCTCGGCGCCCTGCAGCGCCCGGCGGACGTACGGCACCCGGTCCTCGCCGCGCAGCAGCGCCGCGTCGGCGTCCATGGCGTCCCGGCGCAGCTCCGTCCAGGAGGTCGCGGACCACACGTCGGCGGCCACGCCCCACTCCTCGGCGAGCAGCCGCTGCGCCTTGAGCGTCCAGTGGATCGCCGTGCCGGAGCCGAGCAGCTGGATGCGCGGGGCGTTCGCGGCCGGGGTCAGGCCCGCCGTCTCCGCCGTGTTGAAGCGGTACAGGCCCTTGACGATGCCCTCGTCCACACCGGACGGCTTGGCCGGCTGCGGCATCGGCTCGTTGTAGACCGTCAGGTAGTAGAAGACGTTCGGGTCCTCGCCCGGGGCCGCCTCGCCGTACATGCGGCGCAGACCGTCCTTGACGATCGCCGCGATCTCGTACGCGAACGCCGGGTCGTAGGAGAGGGCGGCGGGGTTGGTCGCCGCGATGGCGGGGGAGTGGCCGTCCGCGTGCTGAAGGCCTTCACCGGTGAGGGTGGTGCGGCCCGCGGTGGCGCCCACCAGGAAGCCGCGGCCGAGCTGGTCGCCGAGCTGCCACATCTGGTCGGCCGTGCGCTGCCAGCCGAACATCGAGTAGAAGATGTAGAACGGGATCATCGCCTCGCCGTGCGTCGCGTACGCGGTGGACGCGGCGATGAAGTCGGCCATCGAGCCGGCCTCGGTGATGCCCTCGTTGAGGATCTGGCCGTTCTTGGCTTCCTTGTAGTACATCAGCTGGTCGCGGTCGACCGGCTCGTACGTCTGGCCCTTGGGCGAGTAGATGCCCAGGGACGGGAAGAGGCTCTCCATGCCGAAGGTGCGGGCCTCGTCGGGGACGATCGGCACCCAGCGCTTGCCGGTCTCCTTGTCGCGGACCAGGTCCTTGACCAGGCGGACGAAGGCCATGGTCGTCGCGACGTTCTGCGAGCCGGAGCCCTTGTCGAAGGACGCGAACGCCTTGTCGGCCGGGGCGGGCAGCGGTGCGAGGGGGTGCACGCGGCGGGCCGGGGCGGGACCGCCGAGGGCGGCGCGGCGCTCCTGGAGGTAGCGCACCTCGGGGGAGTCGGCGCCCGGGTGGCCGTAGGGGACCACGCCGTCGACGAAGGCGCTGTCCGCGATCGGCAGGCCGAGCAGGTCGCGCATGTCCTTGAACTCGTCCACCGAGAGCTTCTTCATCTGGTGGTTGGCGTTCTTGGAGGCGAAGCCGCGGCCGAGGGTGTGGCCCTTGACCGTCTGGGCCAGGATCACGGTGGGCGCGCCCTTGTGGGCGAGCGCGGCGCGGTAGGCGGCGTACACCTTGCGGGACTCGTGACCGCCGCGGGAGAAGTGGAAGCAGTCGAGGATCTTGTCGTCGGACAGGAGCTTCGCCATCTCGGCGAGCTGCGGGTCCTTGTTGAAGAAGTCCTCGCGGATGTAGGCGGCGTCGCGGGTCTGGTACGTCTGGACCTGGGCGTCCGGTACCTCGCGCAGGCGGCGTACCAGGGCGCCGGTGGTGTCGAGCTGGAACAGCTCGTCCCAGGCCGTGCCCCACAGCGACTTGATCACGTTCCAGCCGGCGCCGCGGAACTGGGCCTCCAGCTCCTGCACGATCTTGAAGTTGGCGCGGACCGGACCGTCGAGGCGCTGCAGGTTGCAGTTGATGACGAAGGTCAGGTTGTCCAGGCCCTCGCGGGAGGCGAGGGTGAGCGCGGTGGTGGACTCCGGCTCGTCCATCTCGCCGTCGCCGAGGAACGCCCACACGTGGGAGTTGGTCAGGTCCTTGATCCCGCGGCTGGTCAGGTAGCGGTTGAACCGCGCCTGGTAGATCGCGGAGATCGGGCCGAGGCCCATGGAGACGGTCGGGAACTCCCACAGCCAGGGCAGGCGGCGCGGGTGCGGGTAGGACGGCAGGCCGTTGCCGCCGGCCTCGCGGCGGAAGTTGTCCAGCTGCTCCTCGTTCAGGCGGCCGTCGAGGAAGGCGCGGGCGTAGATGCCGGGGGAGGCGTGGCCCTGGATGTAGAGCTGGTCGCCGGAGCCGTCACCCTCCTTGCCCTTGAAGAAGTGGTTGAAGCCGGTCTCGTAGAGCCAGGCCGCGGAGGCGAAGGTGGCGATGTGGCCGCCGACGCCGTACTTGCTGCCGCGGGTCACCATCGCCGCCGCGTTCCAGCGGTTCCAGGCGGTGATCCGCTGCTCCATCGCCTCGTCGCCGTCCACGGTGGGCTCGTCGGCGGTCGGGATGGAGTTGACGTAGTCGGTCTCCAGCAGCTTGGGCAGCGCCAGGCCCGCGCCCTCGGCGCGCTCCAGCGTGCGGCGCATCAGGTACGCGGCACGGTGCGGCCCGGCCGCCTGGGTGACGGCGTCCAGGGAGGCCTGCCACTCGGCGGTCTCCTCGGGGTCGCGGTCCGGGAGCTGGTCGAGCTCGCTCGGCTGGATGGCTTTCGGGTCGGTCGTCATGTCGCCGCCTTCCTCAGTCGAAGGGGGTTCCCTCATCGGCAAGGGTTCGGGGGTGCCCTAGGTCTTTGGCAGGACAGGGCTGGGGCTTGGGTGGAAGCCCGTCTGTGACTGTAACTCGTTGATCGATGATCGATCAAAGGGTTGAGGGGCAAAACCTCTTGATCACGAGAAAGTCGGCACGGGGTGCCTCCGGCGGTGGCACGGGGTGACGGTCCCGTCGGGGATATGTGCAGGTGAGAGGGGGTGGGCGCGGATGAGCTCGGGGGCCGGCCGAGTGGTGTCCGCAGCCCTTCTCCAGGGGCGCGGGGAACTGCGCGGGAACGGGGCGAAGGAGGCCGTCAGGGGCGGGGTGCGCAGCCCAGGACGTGGGACTTCACGATCTCCGGGATGCGCGGGTCGCGGCGCCGGAACGCGGCGACCAGCTCCTCGTGCTCCTCCGCGTACGACTGCTGCACCGTCCCCAGCCACCGTATCGACAGCGCCGTGAACACCTCGATCCCCAGCCCCTCCCAGGTGTGCAGCAGCACCGAGTTGCCCGCCGCCCGCACCAGCTCCCGGTGGAAGCCCACCGTGTGCCGCACCTGGCCGGTGCCGTCGGAGACCCGGTCGGCCTCGTACAGCGCGGCGACGTGCGGCTCCAGGGCCGAGCAGTCCAGGGCGAGCCGGTCCGCCGCCAGCTCGGCCGCGATGGCCTCCAGACCGGCCCGGACGGGGTAGCTCTCCTCCAGGTCGGCGGCGGTCAGGTTGCGCACCCGCACGCCCTTGTTCGGCGCCGACTCGATCAGCCGCAGCGACTCCAGCTCCCGCAGTGCCTCCCGCACCGGCGTCTGGCTGACCTCCAGCTCGGTCGCGATCCGCCGCTCCACGATCCGCTCGCCCGGCTGCCAGCGCCCGCTGATGATCCCTTCCAGGATGTGCTCGCGGATCTGTTCGCGCAGCGAGTGGACGACGGGCGCGGTCATGAGAGCTCCTTCGGGAGAGGGCCCCTTCGGCCCCCTGGGGGACTGACGTTTAGACAATACGGCCGTCACGGGGGGCGGGAAGGGCGCACGGGGGCGCTTTGACGCAGGTGAGACGAGACTTACACAGCGTGCCCCGGTCGAAACACGGCGATGCCCCCGCCCGGGAACTTCCGGGCGGGGGCACCGTACAGGCCCACTGGCGAGGGTGACTACAGGCCGAGCTCGACCTCGAACTCGCCCGCCTCCAGGATCGCCTTGACCGCCGTCAGGTAGCGGGCGGCGTCGGCGCCGTCCACCAGACGGTGGTCGTAGGACAGGGTCAGGTACGTCATGTCGCGGACGCCGATGACCGGGCCGTCCTCCGTCTCGATGACGGCCGGACGCTTGACCGTGGCACCGATGCCGAGGATGGCGACCTGGCCCGGCGGCACGATGATCGTGTCGAACAGCGCGCCGCGCGAACCGGTGTTGCTGATGGTGAAGGTCGCACCGGCCAGCTCGTCCGGGCTGATCTTGCTGGCCCGCACCTTGCCCGCCAGGTCGGCGGTCGCCTTGGCGATGCCGGCCAGGTTCAGGTCACCGGCGTTCTTGATGACCGGGGTCATCAGGCCCTTCTCGGAGTCCACCGCGATACCGATGTTCTCGGTGTCGAAGTAGGTGATGGTCCCCTCGGCCTCGTTGATCTTGGCGTTGACCGGGGCGTGGGCCTTGAGGGCCTGGGCCGCGGCCTTGACGAAGAACGGCATCGGGGAGAGCTTGACGCCCTCGCGCGCCGCGAACGCGTCCTTGGCACGGGCGCGCAGCTTCATCAGACGGGTGACGTCGACCTCGACGACCGACGACAGCTGGGCCTGCTCGTGCAGCGCCTTGACCATGTTGTCGCCGATGACCTTGCGGATGCGCGGCATCTTGACGGTCTGGCCACGCAGCGGGGAGGCCTCCAGGACGGGGGCCTTCTTCGCGGCGGGCGCGGCGGGGGCGGCGGCCGGAGCCGGGGCGGCGGCCTTCGCGGCCTCGGCGGCGGCGGCGACGTCCTGCTTGCGGATGCGGCCGCCGACGCCGGTGCCCTTGACGGTGGACAGGTCGACGCCGTTCTCGGCGGCGAGCTTGCGCACCAGCGGGGTGACGTAGGCGCCGTCGTCCACCGGCTGGGCGGCGGCCGGG includes:
- a CDS encoding MarP family serine protease, which translates into the protein MDLLDIVLALVVLAYAASGYRRGLVAGCVSLAGFVGGAALGVWVLPWVMDLVERGSTAATVVAVVTVLLPAMAGHELAGRLALRLRGEMTAGPLRVADGVGGAVANSAAALIVAWVAASVLAASSSSLLTSAIRDSTLLGAVQRVMPDTTPAWFSRATSALADAGFPQVFNPFENESAAEVAEPSGDSVTPAATRAAQLSTVKVEGVSGTQGREGSGFVYAPEHVMTNAHVVAGIDDPSVRVGGVGPAYDARVVLFDPDKDVAVLYVPDLSAPVLRFDEDAARGDAAVVAGYPQNGDLDLRAATVANRVRATGQNIYSDESVTREIYSIRSTVRPGNSGGPLLTTDGRVYGVVFARSTSDAETGYVLTAAEVAPEARDAADATRAVDTGEPVTS
- a CDS encoding peptidoglycan recognition protein family protein, which codes for MCGPVKGETPCTGTMVPPGGTAHIADRADPPDSGTMRVFRGPRRARERRAARIPGAVRMPTAARALLGALPGLAAVAALFLCANGVERAADADAEAVPAAATDRYAAPRPDIVPRSVWLGDAARAQPAPRYDDEVVAVFVHHTDTPNGYDCADVPAILRGVYQGQTGARDWDDIGYNFVVDRCGTVYEGRAGGIDRPVTGAHTQGFNHRTTGIAALGTYTAGVPVPDELTDAIAAVAAWKLGETGTDPRAKVALVSSNGLSRYAAGATAMLPAVAGHDDGYQTSCPGAALSARLADIRDTAARLQGRA
- a CDS encoding DUF4240 domain-containing protein gives rise to the protein MDETEFWELIDAARQRADGDSEDQADLLVERLLGMDPDLVLDFARHFEARYNRACTWDLWAAAWVLLGGASDDAFDFFRCWLIGQGREVYEGAVHEPDSLAELLDDFDEELDGDGEELGYAADEAYEQLTGTVAPDLGIAPAPPEPLGVPIDLENDRALAERLPRLWARFGPE
- a CDS encoding helix-turn-helix transcriptional regulator; this translates as MRAARLIKMVLLLQSRPTMTAAELARELEVSERTVTRDAQALSEAGVPVYAERGRAGGYRLVGGYRTRLTGLARGEAEALFLSGVPGALREMGLEDAASAARLKVSAALLPSLRDASRTAAQRFHLDAPNWFREPETPELLPAVADAVWDDRRVAARYRRGTDEVVRELEPYGLVLKAGVWYLCARVAGTAGDGPFRVYRIDRFTAVEAGEERFVRDDGFDLPAFWAERAEQFARSILRAEVVVRLSGRGVRGLPYAVDALSAREALEAAGAPDADGWVTVALPVESEEVAHAQLRGLGPEVEVLAPAALRERFAREARRLAELYGG
- the aceE gene encoding pyruvate dehydrogenase (acetyl-transferring), homodimeric type codes for the protein MTTDPKAIQPSELDQLPDRDPEETAEWQASLDAVTQAAGPHRAAYLMRRTLERAEGAGLALPKLLETDYVNSIPTADEPTVDGDEAMEQRITAWNRWNAAAMVTRGSKYGVGGHIATFASAAWLYETGFNHFFKGKEGDGSGDQLYIQGHASPGIYARAFLDGRLNEEQLDNFRREAGGNGLPSYPHPRRLPWLWEFPTVSMGLGPISAIYQARFNRYLTSRGIKDLTNSHVWAFLGDGEMDEPESTTALTLASREGLDNLTFVINCNLQRLDGPVRANFKIVQELEAQFRGAGWNVIKSLWGTAWDELFQLDTTGALVRRLREVPDAQVQTYQTRDAAYIREDFFNKDPQLAEMAKLLSDDKILDCFHFSRGGHESRKVYAAYRAALAHKGAPTVILAQTVKGHTLGRGFASKNANHQMKKLSVDEFKDMRDLLGLPIADSAFVDGVVPYGHPGADSPEVRYLQERRAALGGPAPARRVHPLAPLPAPADKAFASFDKGSGSQNVATTMAFVRLVKDLVRDKETGKRWVPIVPDEARTFGMESLFPSLGIYSPKGQTYEPVDRDQLMYYKEAKNGQILNEGITEAGSMADFIAASTAYATHGEAMIPFYIFYSMFGWQRTADQMWQLGDQLGRGFLVGATAGRTTLTGEGLQHADGHSPAIAATNPAALSYDPAFAYEIAAIVKDGLRRMYGEAAPGEDPNVFYYLTVYNEPMPQPAKPSGVDEGIVKGLYRFNTAETAGLTPAANAPRIQLLGSGTAIHWTLKAQRLLAEEWGVAADVWSATSWTELRRDAMDADAALLRGEDRVPYVRRALQGAEGPVLAVSDYMRQVPDQIAQWVEQDYSSLGADGFGLSDTRDAARRHFGVDAESIVVAALAQLARRGEVKATAVKEARERYGL
- a CDS encoding GntR family transcriptional regulator, with the translated sequence MTAPVVHSLREQIREHILEGIISGRWQPGERIVERRIATELEVSQTPVREALRELESLRLIESAPNKGVRVRNLTAADLEESYPVRAGLEAIAAELAADRLALDCSALEPHVAALYEADRVSDGTGQVRHTVGFHRELVRAAGNSVLLHTWEGLGIEVFTALSIRWLGTVQQSYAEEHEELVAAFRRRDPRIPEIVKSHVLGCAPRP
- the sucB gene encoding 2-oxoglutarate dehydrogenase, E2 component, dihydrolipoamide succinyltransferase; protein product: MAVSVTLPALGESVTEGTVTRWLKAEGERVEADEPLLEVSTDKVDTEIPAPASGVLSSIKVAEDETVEVGAELALIDDGSGAPAAAPAPQAEQVAEPAPEPAPAAPSTEQAAPAPAPTADAAAGGSAEGTDVVLPALGESVTEGTVTRWLKSVGDSVEEDEPLLEVSTDKVDTEIPAPASGTLLEIVVGEDETAEVGAKLAVIGAAGAAPAAAPAAPAAPAQEAPAAPAQPEPTPAPAAPAPAPAQAAPAPAPQAPAAPAPQPAAPAPAPAPAAAPAAPAAAQPVDDGAYVTPLVRKLAAENGVDLSTVKGTGVGGRIRKQDVAAAAEAAKAAAPAPAAAPAAPAAKKAPVLEASPLRGQTVKMPRIRKVIGDNMVKALHEQAQLSSVVEVDVTRLMKLRARAKDAFAAREGVKLSPMPFFVKAAAQALKAHAPVNAKINEAEGTITYFDTENIGIAVDSEKGLMTPVIKNAGDLNLAGIAKATADLAGKVRASKISPDELAGATFTISNTGSRGALFDTIIVPPGQVAILGIGATVKRPAVIETEDGPVIGVRDMTYLTLSYDHRLVDGADAARYLTAVKAILEAGEFEVELGL